From bacterium:
ATTCGGAAAAAAAGCAAGATATATATCAGCAAAGACCATAGATGAAGTATTTAAAGAAGTGGAAAAAGAAAGAGCAGATTATGGGGTTGTTCCAATTGAAAATTCAATAGAAGGTGTTGTTACCCATACTCTTGATGTTTTCATTGAAAGTGATTTAAAGATAACTTCTGAAATACTCCTTGAAATTCATCATTTTTTGCTCTCAAAAGAAAATTCAATAGATAGTATAAAAAAATTATATTCTCATCCACAGGCACTTGCTCAATGTAGAAACTGGATAAGTCAGAATTTACCCGATGCAGAAATATATGAAACAGAAAGTACAACAAGTGCTGTAAAAAAAATATTGAATGAAAAAAAATCTGCTGCTATTGCATCAGAAATTGCTGCTTCAATGTATAACCTGAATATTATTGCTGAAAGAATTGAAGATTTTAGAGAAAATGTTACAAGATTTTTGGTGGTTGGAAAAAATTATTCTGAAAAAACAGGAAATGATAAAACATCTATTCTTTTTTCAATAAAAGATAAAATAGGTGCTTTACACGATATCCTTGTTCCATTCAAAAAAGAAGGTATAAATTTAACAAGAATTGAATCAAGACCGAGTAAGAAAAAAGCATGGGAATATGTCTTCTTTGTTGATTTTAAAGGGCATAAAGATGAACCAAATGTTAAAAAAGCGCTGGAAAAGGTAAAAAAATCAACTATATTTCTTAAAATTCTTGGTTCATATCCAAAAGAAGGAGGATAATATGGAAGTAAAAAATAATAGAAGGAGGTTTATATGGCTGATTTAATCATAATGAGGCAGGGTGCAACTGAAGAAGAAATAGAAAAAGTTGTTGAAAAAATAGAAAAACTTGGATTTCAAGCACATATAAGTAAAGGAACTGAAAGAACAATTATTGGAATTATCGGAGATACAAGAAGTGTCTCTGATGAAACTTTTCGTATTCTTCCAGGTGTAAGTGAAGTTATAAGTATTTTAAAAGAATATAAACTTGCAAGCAGGGATTTTCATCCTTCAGATACCGTGATAGATGTAAATGGAATCAAAATAGGAGAAGGTTATTTTGTTGTTATGGCTGGTCCCTGTTCAGTAGAAAATAAAGAACAACTTTTAACTACAGGTAAATATATAAAGGAAAAGGGAGTAAAAATCTTAAGAGGTGCTGTATTCAAGCCAAGAACTTCTCCCTATTCCTTTCTTGGATTGGGACCTGAAGGATTAAGGATAGTAAAAGAAATAAAAGAAGAGTTAAAAATACCGGTAATCACCGAAGTTTTGTCTCCTGAAGAAGTTGAAATTGTAAGTGAAGTAAGTGATATTTTACAAATTGGTACAAGAAATATGTTTAATTACAGATTATTACAGAAAGTTGGAAGAATTAATAAACCTGTGCTACTAAAAAGAAATTTTTCTGCTAAAATCTCTGAATTTTTAAACTGTGCAGAATATATTTTAAAAGAAGGAAATAATCAGGTAATTTTATGCGAAAGAGGAGTGAGAACTTTTGACTCTGAATTTACAAGAAATATTCTTGATTTAAGTGCTATACCAATATTAAAAAAAGAAACACATCTACCTGTTATTGTTGACCCGAGCCATGGAACAGGAAGAAGAGACCTTGTTATTCCGATGAGTAAAGCAGCAATAGCAGCAGGAGCGGATGGTCTTTTAATTGAAGTACATCCAAAACCAGAAGAAGCACTTTCTGATGGTTTTCAATCATTAAATCTTGAAATGTTTGGAAATTTAATGGATGAAATTACTCCATTTATAAAGATTATGAAAAAGAAAATGTGAAATGAATACTATTGTTAGAAAACCAGAAAAAATAAGTGGAATTATTGAACTACCTGGAGATAAATCAATAACACACAGAAGTTTAATATTTGGAAGTATATCAGCAGGAAAAACATATATTTTAAATTATTCAAAAGGAAAAGATTGTTTATCCACCCTGAATTGTCTTTTAAATCTTAGTGTGAAAATAGAGGAAGTTGAAAATCAATTAGTTATAAATGGCTGTGAATTTAAAGAACCTGAGGATATCCTTAACTGTGGAAACTCAGGAACAACAATTCGTCTTCTTTCAGGTATTCTTTCTGCAAAACCTCTTTATACTGTTTTAACAGGTGATTCTTCACTTAGAAAAAGACCAATGGATAGAATAATAAAACCTCTTACAATGATGGAAGCAGAAATTTACGGTAGAGGGAATAATAAATATGCTCCTTTGACAATTATAGGTAAAAATTTAAAAGGAATAAAATATAAAATGGAAATACCGTCAGCACAGGTGAAAAGTTGTATAATTCTTGCCACACTTTTTGCAAATGGAGAAAGTATAATAGAAGAATCATATCAAACAAGAGACCATACAGAAAGAATGCTTGAATATTTTGGTGGAGAAATAGAAAAAAGAGGGAATAAAATAATTGTTAAAGGAAATCAGAAATTGAAAGGTAAAGAAATATATATCCCTGGGGATTTTTCCTCTGCCTGTTATTTTATCGCAGGTACAATTTTGGTTCCTGATTCAAACTTAATTATAAAAAATGTAGGTTTAAATCCTACAAGAACTGGTTTTTTAAATGTTATTGAAAGAATGGGAGGAAATTTTGAAATTTTAAGAAAAGAGGAAATTTCAGGAGAACCTGTAGGAGATGTAAAAATAATGTATTCTGAAAAATTAAAAGGAACCGAGATTTTGCCTGAAGAAGTACCGAATATAATTGATGAAATTCCTCTTATTGCTGTTTTAGGCAGTGTTGCAGAGGGGAAAACTATTGTTAGAGGTGCAAAAGAATTAAGGGTTAAAGAATCGGATAGAATAAAATCAATTTCAACTGAATTAAAAAAACTTGGAGCCAAAATTGAAGAAAAAGAAGATGGATTTATATTAGAGGGTGTTAAAAGATTAAAGGGAACAAAAGTAAATTCATGGAATGACCACAGAATAGCCATGTCTCTTGTGATTGCTTCTTTCATAACTGAAGGAGATATAGTTATAGAAAATTCTGAATGTGTTGATATTTCATTTCCTGAATTTTTTGATAAATTTAAGTATCTCGGAGTCAATTTTGAGTTTATCTAAAATTTGAAGGAGGTCAAAAATGAATGGAATTTACTTTTACACACCGACAAAAATTTTTTTTGAAAGAAATGGGATAGAGAAATACTTGCCACTTGTAAAGAATTACGGAAATAAAGTTCTTATTGTTTCCGGTAAAAATTTCATTTATAAAAGTGGTTTAATGGATAAAATAAAAAACATCTTTGACAAAGAAAACATTGATTATTCTGTATTTTCAAATGTTAATCCGGAACCCGATATAGAAAATGTTGAAGAAGGTGTTGAATTATGCAAGAAAGAAAATTGTAATGTAATACTTGCAATAGGTGGAGGAAGTGCTCTTGATGCTGGGAAATGTATTGCTGTAATGTCAAAAAATGAAGGTTCTTTAAAAAATTACTTTGGAGAAGTAGAATATAAAAATAATCCACTAACAGTTATTGCTGTACCAACAACATGTGGAACAGGAAGTGAGGTTACAAGGTATGCTGTTATTGTGGATAAAGAAGAAAAAACAAAAAAGACAGTAAGCAGTGAAAAAATTATGCCTAAAATTGCGATTTTAGATCCTGATTTACTTGATTATTTACCTTCTAAACTTATTGCAGCCACTGGAATGGATGCTTTCTCTCATGCTGTTGAAAGTTATCTTGCAACAATTTCAGATTATGTTTCAAAACTCTTTTCTCTTGAGTCATTAAAATTGTTAAAAGAAAATTTAAAAAGAGCAGTGGATGGAGACAAAGAGAGTAAAGAAAAAGTTTTTCTTGCTTCAACATTTGCGGGATATGCAATAAATAAAACAGGGACAATTATAGTTCACGGAATTGGATACTCTCTAACAATAAAATATAACACTCACCATGGAACTGCTAATTCCTTATTTTTACCTTATATTCTTGAATTTTTGAAAAAAAATAATTATAAGAAAGAAATAGAGGAACTTGAAAATATTATAGGAACTAATTCAGAACTTAAGAACTTCATAACTTCAATTG
This genomic window contains:
- the aroF gene encoding 3-deoxy-7-phosphoheptulonate synthase gives rise to the protein MADLIIMRQGATEEEIEKVVEKIEKLGFQAHISKGTERTIIGIIGDTRSVSDETFRILPGVSEVISILKEYKLASRDFHPSDTVIDVNGIKIGEGYFVVMAGPCSVENKEQLLTTGKYIKEKGVKILRGAVFKPRTSPYSFLGLGPEGLRIVKEIKEELKIPVITEVLSPEEVEIVSEVSDILQIGTRNMFNYRLLQKVGRINKPVLLKRNFSAKISEFLNCAEYILKEGNNQVILCERGVRTFDSEFTRNILDLSAIPILKKETHLPVIVDPSHGTGRRDLVIPMSKAAIAAGADGLLIEVHPKPEEALSDGFQSLNLEMFGNLMDEITPFIKIMKKKM
- the pheA gene encoding prephenate dehydratase, which produces MKELEKIRKQIDEIDEKLIELMNLRAELVKKVFEIKNKENKPLFDPSREKKILERLIKKNKGILKPEDIEVIMETIFKVYRGMFKEIVVAYLGPEGTFTHQAALNKFGKKARYISAKTIDEVFKEVEKERADYGVVPIENSIEGVVTHTLDVFIESDLKITSEILLEIHHFLLSKENSIDSIKKLYSHPQALAQCRNWISQNLPDAEIYETESTTSAVKKILNEKKSAAIASEIAASMYNLNIIAERIEDFRENVTRFLVVGKNYSEKTGNDKTSILFSIKDKIGALHDILVPFKKEGINLTRIESRPSKKKAWEYVFFVDFKGHKDEPNVKKALEKVKKSTIFLKILGSYPKEGG
- the aroA gene encoding 3-phosphoshikimate 1-carboxyvinyltransferase, whose product is MNTIVRKPEKISGIIELPGDKSITHRSLIFGSISAGKTYILNYSKGKDCLSTLNCLLNLSVKIEEVENQLVINGCEFKEPEDILNCGNSGTTIRLLSGILSAKPLYTVLTGDSSLRKRPMDRIIKPLTMMEAEIYGRGNNKYAPLTIIGKNLKGIKYKMEIPSAQVKSCIILATLFANGESIIEESYQTRDHTERMLEYFGGEIEKRGNKIIVKGNQKLKGKEIYIPGDFSSACYFIAGTILVPDSNLIIKNVGLNPTRTGFLNVIERMGGNFEILRKEEISGEPVGDVKIMYSEKLKGTEILPEEVPNIIDEIPLIAVLGSVAEGKTIVRGAKELRVKESDRIKSISTELKKLGAKIEEKEDGFILEGVKRLKGTKVNSWNDHRIAMSLVIASFITEGDIVIENSECVDISFPEFFDKFKYLGVNFEFI
- a CDS encoding iron-containing alcohol dehydrogenase; translation: MNGIYFYTPTKIFFERNGIEKYLPLVKNYGNKVLIVSGKNFIYKSGLMDKIKNIFDKENIDYSVFSNVNPEPDIENVEEGVELCKKENCNVILAIGGGSALDAGKCIAVMSKNEGSLKNYFGEVEYKNNPLTVIAVPTTCGTGSEVTRYAVIVDKEEKTKKTVSSEKIMPKIAILDPDLLDYLPSKLIAATGMDAFSHAVESYLATISDYVSKLFSLESLKLLKENLKRAVDGDKESKEKVFLASTFAGYAINKTGTIIVHGIGYSLTIKYNTHHGTANSLFLPYILEFLKKNNYKKEIEELENIIGTNSELKNFITSIGLPSKLRDIRVKEEDIEELVNLSIKGCERAMKKMKFVLTRNDFLEIINSAF